From Chromohalobacter canadensis, one genomic window encodes:
- the pepN gene encoding aminopeptidase N, whose translation MSEPQATHLKDYLPPAYRVTHTELKFDLAPSATTVTARLHVERHPEREAGLPLRFAGDKLSLVRIAVDGQELEADEYEVDDEGLTIASVPERFLLDTEVSIDPAANTALEGLYVSSGMFCTQCEPQGFRRITFYPDRPDVMATFSTTVVGDKTEAPVLLSNGNPVESGELPGGRHFVTWEDPHPKPSYLFALVAGNLEKVEDRFTTMSGRDVTLQIWVEPENLDKTDHAMASLKRAMRWDEETYGREYDLDRFMIVAVNDFNMGAMENKGLNIFNSAAVLTHPQTATDAAFQSVEGIVAHEYFHNWSGNRVTCRDWFQLSLKEGFTVFRDQSFSADVNSAPVKRIEDVSFFRTAQFAEDAGPTAHPVRPDHYIEISNFYTLTIYEKGSEIVRMLRHLLGWETFRQGSDLYFARFDGQAVTIEDFVDCMAEVSGLDLSQFMRWYSQAGTPEIDAHGEYDYAKCEYHLRLSQRTPPTPGQAEKQPLHIPVRMGLVGTKSGNDMALTLDGESLGHETVLHLRDTEQTYVFTGIDEAPTPSLLRGFSAPVYLRYPYSREELSFLLTHDADDFNRWDAGQRLTMLALDDLIAAHRNGVEKVMDSRVIDAYRRLLTTETDDKAVLAEMLTLPSEAYIAEQQPMVDVDAIHAARVFVKQSLATALRDEFLAIHEAHRSDEPYAPEPDQIARRRVKNVALEYLMSIEDDEGVALAEAQVDAEHNMTDVRAALTMLVHSSRSDIAEPALKAFGEKWAHDPLVMNQWFTIQVTRPQEDVLERVKYLMAHPLFSLKNPNKVRALIGAFAAQNRINFHRLDGEGYRLLADVVIELNSLNPEIAARIITPLTRWQRFDEQRQALMKAELERIRAEELSPNVFEMVERALAEA comes from the coding sequence ATGTCCGAACCGCAAGCGACCCATCTCAAGGATTACCTGCCGCCCGCCTATCGGGTGACGCATACCGAGCTGAAATTCGACCTGGCCCCTTCGGCGACCACTGTAACGGCGCGCCTGCATGTCGAGCGCCATCCTGAGCGCGAGGCGGGGCTTCCGCTACGTTTCGCCGGTGACAAACTGTCGTTGGTGCGCATTGCCGTGGATGGTCAGGAGCTGGAAGCCGACGAGTATGAGGTTGATGACGAAGGCCTGACCATCGCCAGCGTGCCGGAGCGCTTTTTGCTGGATACCGAGGTGTCGATCGACCCCGCTGCCAATACCGCCCTCGAGGGGCTCTATGTTTCCAGCGGCATGTTTTGCACTCAGTGCGAGCCACAAGGCTTTCGCCGCATCACCTTTTATCCCGACCGCCCGGATGTCATGGCGACCTTCTCCACCACGGTGGTGGGTGACAAGACCGAGGCGCCGGTGCTCCTCTCCAACGGCAATCCGGTTGAAAGCGGCGAGCTGCCAGGTGGCCGGCATTTCGTGACCTGGGAAGATCCTCATCCCAAACCGAGTTATCTGTTCGCCCTGGTGGCGGGCAATCTCGAGAAGGTCGAGGACCGCTTCACGACCATGAGCGGACGCGATGTCACGCTGCAGATTTGGGTCGAGCCGGAAAACCTCGATAAGACCGACCACGCCATGGCCTCGCTCAAGCGCGCCATGCGCTGGGATGAAGAGACCTACGGTCGTGAATACGACCTCGACCGCTTCATGATCGTCGCTGTCAACGACTTCAATATGGGCGCCATGGAGAACAAGGGGCTCAATATCTTCAACTCGGCGGCGGTGCTGACGCATCCGCAGACAGCGACCGACGCGGCCTTCCAGAGCGTGGAGGGTATCGTTGCCCATGAGTACTTCCATAACTGGTCGGGCAACCGCGTGACCTGCCGCGACTGGTTCCAGCTCTCGCTGAAGGAAGGCTTTACCGTCTTCCGCGATCAGAGCTTTTCCGCCGACGTCAATTCGGCGCCGGTCAAACGCATCGAGGACGTTTCGTTCTTCCGCACCGCGCAGTTCGCCGAAGACGCTGGCCCTACGGCACATCCCGTGCGTCCCGATCATTACATCGAGATCTCCAACTTCTATACCCTGACGATTTACGAGAAGGGTTCCGAGATCGTGCGCATGCTGCGTCATCTCCTCGGTTGGGAGACGTTCCGCCAGGGCTCGGATCTGTACTTCGCACGTTTCGACGGCCAGGCCGTGACCATTGAGGATTTCGTCGACTGCATGGCGGAAGTCTCGGGGCTCGACTTGAGCCAGTTCATGCGCTGGTACTCCCAGGCGGGCACGCCGGAGATCGACGCCCATGGCGAGTACGACTACGCCAAGTGCGAGTATCACCTGCGGCTCTCCCAGCGCACGCCGCCCACCCCCGGTCAGGCGGAGAAGCAACCGCTGCACATTCCGGTACGCATGGGGCTGGTGGGCACCAAGTCCGGGAACGACATGGCATTGACGCTGGACGGTGAGTCGCTGGGCCATGAGACGGTGCTGCATCTGCGCGACACTGAACAGACGTATGTCTTCACCGGCATCGACGAGGCGCCGACGCCGTCGCTGCTGCGCGGTTTCTCGGCGCCGGTCTACCTGCGCTATCCGTATTCGCGCGAGGAGCTGTCGTTCCTGCTCACCCATGACGCGGACGATTTCAACCGCTGGGACGCAGGGCAGCGGCTGACGATGCTGGCCCTCGACGACCTCATCGCGGCGCATCGCAACGGGGTTGAAAAGGTCATGGATAGCCGCGTCATCGACGCGTATCGGCGCCTTTTGACCACCGAGACCGATGACAAGGCGGTGCTCGCCGAGATGCTGACGTTACCCTCGGAGGCCTACATCGCCGAGCAGCAGCCGATGGTCGACGTAGATGCCATCCACGCCGCGCGCGTCTTCGTCAAGCAGTCGCTTGCCACGGCCCTGCGCGACGAATTCCTGGCCATCCATGAAGCCCACCGCAGCGATGAGCCCTACGCACCGGAGCCGGATCAGATCGCACGGCGTCGGGTGAAGAATGTGGCGCTCGAATACTTGATGAGCATCGAGGACGACGAGGGCGTGGCACTGGCCGAGGCGCAGGTCGATGCCGAGCACAACATGACCGACGTGCGTGCGGCCTTGACGATGCTGGTGCACAGCTCACGCAGTGACATCGCCGAGCCGGCGCTCAAGGCGTTCGGCGAGAAATGGGCGCATGATCCGCTGGTAATGAATCAGTGGTTCACCATCCAGGTCACGCGCCCGCAGGAGGATGTGCTGGAACGCGTCAAATACTTGATGGCGCATCCGCTGTTCTCGCTCAAGAACCCCAACAAGGTGCGTGCGTTGATCGGCGCGTTCGCGGCGCAGAACCGTATCAACTTCCACCGACTCGACGGCGAGGGCTATCGCCTACTGGCGGATGTGGTGATCGAGCTCAACAGCCTCAATCCTGAGATCGCCGCGCGCATCATCACGCCGTTGACGCGTTGGCAGCGTTTCGACGAGCAGCGTCAGGCGCTGATGAAGGCCGAGCTCGAGCGCATTCGTGCCGAGGAACTCTCGCCCAACGTCTTCGAAATGGTTGAACGGGCGCTGGCCGAGGCCTGA
- a CDS encoding RimK family protein has product MSRLRIVVDRLDDWSPYYPTEDLISAADFLALESSAPDKTRDATHVINLCRGLDYLETGYYVSLLAQARGQRVLPSVETLNQLSRKALIDLQLESLEPMMRDLEKRGALSGDELNLTVMFGECEHEGLGRLARRLFERLPCPLLGAKFQKRHGTWRLTRLKPLALTSLQGGAQDRFAAALNRHSRKVWRTPKARRRYRFDLAILIDPQEAMPPSNKSALKQFIRAGRRRGIDVSLITRKDEGRLAEFDALFIRETTRLDHHTYRMAKRAEHEGLVVIDDPQSILRCTNKIYLHALLGARGVPAPRGVLLSRDDLTQLSDKITSLDFPLVLKVPDGAFSKGVVKITSLDELKEQASRLFASSALLLLQEWLPTDFDWRIGILDGEVLFASRYYMARGHWQIYDHSRPKVRSGSFTTHPPSDVPKAILKAALKATRLIGDGLYGVDLKQIGERVVVIEVNDNPNLDAGVEDAYLGARLYARVMDVFLARLERHATSETR; this is encoded by the coding sequence ATGTCCCGCTTGCGTATCGTCGTCGACCGCCTCGACGACTGGTCACCCTATTACCCCACCGAAGACCTGATCAGCGCTGCCGATTTCCTGGCTCTGGAGTCGAGCGCCCCCGACAAGACACGCGACGCCACGCATGTCATCAACCTCTGCCGCGGGCTCGACTACCTTGAGACGGGCTACTACGTATCGCTGCTCGCCCAGGCGCGCGGCCAGCGCGTATTGCCGTCGGTAGAGACGCTCAACCAGCTCTCGCGCAAAGCGTTGATCGACCTTCAGCTCGAATCGCTCGAGCCCATGATGCGCGACCTCGAAAAGCGCGGCGCGCTGAGCGGCGATGAACTCAACCTGACGGTGATGTTCGGCGAATGCGAGCACGAGGGGCTAGGCCGGCTGGCGCGGCGCCTCTTCGAGCGCCTGCCGTGCCCCTTGCTAGGCGCCAAATTTCAAAAGCGTCATGGAACATGGCGCTTGACCCGGCTCAAGCCTCTGGCACTCACCTCCTTGCAGGGCGGCGCGCAGGATCGTTTCGCGGCGGCCTTGAACCGACATTCGCGCAAGGTATGGCGCACGCCCAAGGCTCGGCGTCGCTACCGTTTCGATCTGGCGATTCTCATCGATCCTCAGGAGGCCATGCCGCCCAGCAACAAGAGTGCGCTCAAGCAATTCATTCGCGCCGGACGGCGACGCGGCATCGACGTCAGCCTGATCACCCGCAAGGATGAAGGCCGCCTGGCAGAGTTCGATGCGCTGTTCATCCGCGAGACCACCCGCCTCGACCATCATACCTACCGCATGGCCAAACGCGCCGAGCACGAAGGTCTGGTGGTCATCGACGACCCACAGTCGATCCTGCGCTGTACCAACAAGATCTACCTGCATGCGCTGCTCGGTGCACGCGGCGTTCCCGCGCCTCGCGGCGTACTATTGAGTCGCGACGACCTGACCCAGCTGTCGGACAAGATCACCAGCCTCGACTTCCCCCTGGTACTCAAGGTGCCCGACGGCGCATTCTCGAAAGGCGTGGTCAAGATCACCTCGCTCGACGAGCTCAAGGAGCAGGCTTCGCGCTTGTTCGCCTCCTCCGCGCTGCTGTTATTGCAGGAATGGCTACCCACCGATTTCGACTGGCGTATCGGTATTCTGGATGGTGAGGTACTCTTCGCCAGCCGCTACTACATGGCACGCGGGCACTGGCAGATCTACGATCACTCACGCCCTAAGGTGCGAAGCGGCAGCTTTACCACGCACCCTCCCTCGGACGTGCCCAAAGCGATTCTAAAGGCCGCACTGAAGGCCACGCGCCTGATCGGCGATGGCCTCTACGGCGTCGATCTCAAGCAGATCGGCGAGCGGGTCGTGGTCATTGAGGTCAACGATAATCCCAATCTGGATGCGGGTGTCGAG
- a CDS encoding AMP-binding protein has translation MFDLGRGFLATVERRPHAVAISDGRTHKTYAQWYADIQSVARHLRRLGLDKGDRLVMAMHNRWQMATLYWACQFAGVIATPVNWRSTTLDMRYYLKNSGAGAIAHDDATAEAVQACAEAHQIPRIVVGDVTPPGAIAFDSLLGSTGETLLMATPDDYSMMLYTSGTTGRPKGVPRRHRVERAATAAYVAQNLYRHDETMLGVMPLYHATGVRALQAMAMVDGRFVCIPKFEPEATLEAIERERVTSLNLVPTLYHMLLEAPGFAPHRVASIDKVGFAGAPMSAGLIARVEEAFQPSLFVNQYGCSELYALTVDQHANHKPGSSGRAALNQRLRVVKIGATSPEMCVAPGAEGEVIADMSGDEAFEGYWQYPEADSKALREGWYFTGDTGYFDDDGDLFVTGRVDDLINSGGENISPLEIENVLSLHPQVEEVAVVGLPDDKWGQVVTAFIKARSDVDERELGRYCLDAGLTRFKCPRGYRFIEELPKSPVGKVLRRMLRVTPIATSGVQGAPTRQADATIG, from the coding sequence ATGTTTGATCTGGGACGCGGCTTTCTTGCCACGGTCGAGCGGCGCCCGCACGCCGTTGCTATCAGTGATGGCCGGACGCACAAGACCTACGCGCAGTGGTATGCGGACATCCAGAGCGTGGCGCGCCACCTCCGGCGGCTGGGGCTCGACAAAGGGGACCGGCTGGTGATGGCCATGCACAATCGCTGGCAGATGGCCACTCTGTACTGGGCTTGCCAGTTTGCGGGGGTCATCGCCACGCCGGTGAACTGGCGCTCTACGACGCTGGATATGCGTTACTACCTGAAGAACTCGGGTGCCGGGGCCATCGCCCATGACGATGCGACCGCCGAGGCGGTGCAGGCGTGTGCCGAGGCGCATCAAATACCGCGGATCGTGGTCGGTGACGTAACGCCCCCGGGGGCGATTGCCTTCGACTCACTGCTCGGTTCGACCGGTGAGACGTTGCTGATGGCGACGCCCGACGATTACTCGATGATGCTCTATACCTCGGGAACTACCGGCAGGCCCAAGGGAGTGCCGCGTCGTCATCGTGTCGAGCGGGCCGCGACGGCCGCGTACGTGGCCCAGAACCTGTATCGCCATGATGAGACCATGTTGGGCGTGATGCCGCTTTACCATGCCACGGGCGTACGCGCGCTCCAGGCGATGGCGATGGTCGACGGACGCTTCGTGTGCATTCCCAAGTTCGAGCCGGAGGCGACGTTAGAAGCCATCGAGCGTGAGCGAGTTACTAGCCTCAACTTGGTGCCAACGCTCTATCATATGCTGCTCGAAGCGCCGGGGTTCGCCCCGCATCGGGTAGCCAGCATCGACAAGGTTGGCTTTGCCGGTGCGCCCATGAGTGCGGGGTTGATCGCACGCGTCGAAGAGGCTTTCCAACCGAGTTTGTTCGTCAACCAGTATGGTTGTTCGGAACTGTATGCCTTGACCGTCGATCAGCATGCCAACCATAAGCCTGGCTCGTCGGGACGCGCGGCGCTCAACCAGCGGCTGCGGGTGGTCAAGATCGGGGCCACGTCGCCGGAGATGTGCGTAGCACCAGGCGCAGAAGGCGAAGTCATCGCCGACATGAGCGGAGACGAGGCATTCGAGGGCTACTGGCAGTACCCCGAGGCGGATAGCAAAGCCCTCAGGGAGGGTTGGTACTTCACCGGGGACACGGGGTATTTCGATGACGATGGAGACTTGTTCGTTACCGGCCGCGTCGACGACCTGATCAACTCCGGAGGCGAGAACATCAGCCCGCTGGAAATCGAAAATGTGCTGTCGCTGCATCCGCAGGTCGAGGAAGTTGCGGTGGTGGGACTTCCCGATGACAAATGGGGACAAGTGGTGACGGCATTCATCAAAGCACGTAGCGATGTCGATGAGCGGGAACTCGGGCGTTATTGCCTGGACGCCGGGCTGACGCGCTTCAAGTGTCCGCGTGGCTACCGTTTCATCGAGGAACTGCCCAAGTCGCCGGTGGGCAAAGTCTTGCGTCGCATGCTGCGTGTAACGCCGATCGCGACGTCCGGTGTGCAGGGCGCGCCGACCCGGCAGGCCGACGCCACCATCGGATAA
- a CDS encoding YbaN family protein codes for MYDIRKLLFICLAGVSFSLGVIGLFLPIMPTTCFMLVAVWAASKSSPRFANWIRRHPRFGPSILAWERERAIPRHAKWMACVMLLVSMGVIAFTVDPLVLRVALIIGLMGIAVWILTRPTPSLGRCPVLSSFEEPSSSQRQESR; via the coding sequence ATGTACGATATACGCAAGCTATTGTTCATCTGCTTGGCTGGCGTCAGCTTCTCTCTGGGCGTGATCGGTTTGTTCCTGCCGATCATGCCCACGACGTGTTTCATGCTGGTGGCGGTCTGGGCGGCCTCGAAAAGCTCACCGCGTTTCGCCAACTGGATTCGTCGTCATCCACGCTTTGGCCCCTCCATTCTCGCCTGGGAGCGCGAACGCGCCATTCCCCGTCACGCTAAATGGATGGCGTGCGTCATGCTGCTTGTCTCGATGGGGGTGATCGCCTTTACGGTCGATCCTCTCGTGCTACGTGTGGCGTTGATCATTGGCTTGATGGGGATCGCGGTGTGGATTCTGACCCGCCCGACACCGTCGCTGGGACGTTGCCCGGTCTTGTCTTCTTTCGAGGAGCCTTCCTCTAGCCAACGCCAGGAATCTCGCTGA
- a CDS encoding GNAT family N-acetyltransferase, giving the protein MSCSLRAATVTDLDALCHLESICFDGDRFTRRQLAYLLARANAYTLVAYATPGNEVVGYATLLFRRNSRVTRLYSFCVAPQTRGGGVGRALLEALEREARRRDMTRLQLEVRADNRVALGLYRRMGFSVLRWLDDYYVDGCAAWQMSKLLSDSTLEECSTISSDAVGKRARGSC; this is encoded by the coding sequence ATGTCCTGTTCCCTGCGCGCCGCTACCGTTACTGACCTGGATGCGCTCTGTCATCTCGAGTCGATATGTTTCGATGGCGACCGCTTTACACGCCGTCAACTGGCTTATCTATTGGCGCGTGCCAACGCGTATACGCTCGTTGCGTATGCTACGCCGGGTAACGAGGTTGTCGGTTATGCCACGCTACTTTTCCGGCGCAACAGTCGTGTGACACGGCTTTACTCGTTCTGTGTGGCCCCGCAAACGCGCGGTGGCGGAGTAGGGCGCGCGTTGCTCGAGGCGCTTGAGCGTGAGGCCAGGCGGCGAGATATGACGCGCCTGCAGTTGGAGGTTCGCGCCGACAATCGCGTGGCGTTGGGGCTGTATCGGCGCATGGGATTTTCCGTTCTGCGCTGGCTCGACGATTATTACGTCGATGGCTGCGCGGCCTGGCAGATGAGCAAGCTGCTGAGCGATTCGACGCTTGAGGAGTGTTCCACCATATCGAGTGATGCCGTGGGCAAGCGCGCGCGAGGTTCATGCTAG
- a CDS encoding YajQ family cyclic di-GMP-binding protein → MPSFDIVSEFDKHEASNAVDQANREIQTRFDFRGVTASFTLEGETVTLEAEVDFQLKQMLDVLRNKLIARGIDARCMDIKEPVTSGVRAHQDVVLKQGLEQPECKDIVKRLKEAKLKVQAQIQGDKVRVNGKKRDELQQAIALLKSDAGPELALQYTNFRD, encoded by the coding sequence ATGCCATCTTTCGATATCGTCTCCGAATTCGACAAGCACGAGGCCAGCAACGCCGTCGATCAAGCCAATCGCGAGATCCAGACCCGATTCGATTTCCGGGGCGTGACCGCGAGCTTCACCCTGGAGGGCGAGACGGTGACCCTTGAAGCCGAGGTGGATTTTCAGCTCAAGCAGATGCTCGACGTGCTGCGCAACAAGCTGATCGCACGCGGGATCGACGCGCGCTGCATGGATATCAAGGAGCCTGTTACCAGCGGTGTGCGCGCCCACCAGGACGTAGTGCTGAAGCAGGGACTCGAACAGCCGGAGTGCAAGGATATCGTCAAGCGCTTGAAGGAGGCCAAGCTCAAGGTGCAGGCACAGATCCAGGGTGACAAGGTACGTGTCAACGGTAAAAAGCGCGACGAACTGCAGCAGGCAATCGCCTTGTTGAAGAGCGATGCCGGCCCCGAGCTGGCCCTCCAGTACACGAATTTTCGCGATTGA